From Hymenobacter sedentarius, a single genomic window includes:
- a CDS encoding SusC/RagA family TonB-linked outer membrane protein, producing MIKIYVFGRLPLQWAGLLLLLLLAMQVGAQPAGNTRRYVLKGRVTDAAGQDVPGTTVRLEGTTAGATSGSDGAYSLEATLAPGLYTLTFSSVGFTTETRAITLGADETVTTNVALTVARQKLDEVVVVGSTVSAPKRELGNAISTINGAELTQSGSGGVLNSLQGKVPGAQITQNSGDPAGSLSIRLRGVHSLQGSSDPLYVIDGVIVSNASTNVSQLAVSNDVGVANAGQNRLADLNPNDIASINIINGAAAAAQYGSRAANGVVLITTKRGKSGAPRVSVSTSFNINELRKSVPVNTYGKQFGFAGLRLYTIGGITPAQIAANPGTTTVGISRAGTTTQLASNLVDVPRYDYFKEIFRTGYGTDDAVSIAGGSDQTQYYVSANYLKNQGIIKGTDFTRYNLRARVDQRLTNWAKVSAGLSYINSFSNEKANGNVFYSPINSINITNNIYDINRRDASGNLLAVEPTRVNPLSTIEDMKFTQSVNRTVGDVQVNLTPFKSFSLDYVLGVDAYSQVGQSYIRPYPYQATAGLPAARYPFGFAANGNNAVLQLNSDINAGYEVALSENLKLNLRAGYSYQFGRQDYTTTQGQNLAPFITTVSGAASTTVVSAYSLDRFDLSGYYGQATIGYRNLAFLTGAVRRDRSSKFSTTETNQVYPKISASLVLSDLGFWQNAAYANAFNSLKLRASYGEAGNLTGIGSYDRFYQFNPVGFLGRNTITPGTTLANPAVKPERMAETEAGADLGFLRDRLNLGLTFYYQKINDLVVRRNLAPSQGGSSIVNNVGTMENRGLEIALNAAPVKTTNFTWDVGFIYNRNRNKVLSLPGSNGATQAISIDNVAGAPVYLLQGQPAGVFFGSAYARNPDGSLLLTPQGFPQDERTIGQAVGSTQFTPARNSEGQPSYGPGSTIANVVIGNPNPKWTGSFTTNLAYKKLSLHVLLDAVQGVSVFNADKRTRQGVGLGDLAEQELRGQLPRGYIFAIYNTQEFRIDDGSYVKLREVALNYTLPTFTKLISALNLTLVGRNLYSWDNYNGFDPETSAGGTSDLLRAIDFGNVPIPRTYQLKLSASF from the coding sequence ATGATAAAAATTTACGTCTTCGGTAGGCTGCCCTTGCAATGGGCCGGCCTGCTCTTACTGCTCCTGCTGGCCATGCAGGTGGGGGCCCAGCCCGCGGGCAATACTCGGCGGTATGTGCTGAAGGGCCGCGTGACCGACGCCGCCGGGCAGGATGTGCCCGGCACCACGGTGCGCCTGGAAGGCACCACGGCGGGCGCTACGTCGGGTAGCGACGGGGCGTATTCGCTAGAAGCGACCTTGGCGCCCGGACTTTACACCCTCACCTTTAGCTCGGTGGGCTTTACGACCGAGACGCGGGCCATTACGCTGGGGGCCGACGAAACCGTGACTACCAACGTGGCACTGACGGTAGCCCGCCAGAAGCTCGACGAGGTGGTGGTGGTAGGCTCGACGGTGAGTGCGCCCAAGCGCGAGCTGGGCAATGCCATCAGCACCATCAACGGGGCCGAGCTGACCCAAAGCGGCTCGGGTGGGGTACTCAACTCGCTGCAGGGCAAGGTGCCCGGCGCGCAGATTACCCAGAACTCCGGCGACCCGGCCGGCTCGCTGTCCATTCGCCTGCGGGGCGTGCACTCGCTCCAGGGCTCTTCCGACCCGCTGTATGTGATTGACGGGGTGATTGTGAGCAACGCCAGCACCAACGTGTCGCAGCTGGCCGTGAGCAACGACGTGGGCGTGGCCAATGCCGGCCAGAACCGCCTGGCCGACCTCAACCCCAACGACATCGCCAGCATCAACATCATCAACGGAGCGGCAGCGGCGGCCCAGTACGGCTCACGGGCCGCCAACGGTGTGGTGCTTATCACCACCAAGCGCGGCAAGTCGGGTGCGCCCCGGGTGTCGGTATCCACCAGCTTCAACATCAACGAGCTGCGCAAGTCGGTGCCGGTGAATACCTACGGCAAGCAGTTCGGCTTTGCCGGGCTGCGGCTCTACACCATCGGCGGCATCACGCCGGCCCAGATAGCGGCTAACCCCGGCACCACCACGGTGGGCATCAGCCGGGCCGGCACCACCACGCAGCTGGCTTCCAACCTGGTGGACGTGCCCCGCTACGACTACTTCAAGGAGATTTTCCGGACCGGCTACGGCACCGACGACGCGGTTTCCATCGCCGGCGGCTCAGACCAGACGCAGTACTACGTGTCGGCCAACTACCTCAAGAACCAGGGCATTATCAAGGGCACCGACTTCACGCGCTACAACCTGCGGGCGCGCGTCGACCAGCGCCTCACCAATTGGGCCAAGGTGTCGGCGGGGTTGAGCTACATCAACAGCTTCTCCAACGAGAAGGCCAACGGCAACGTGTTCTACAGCCCCATCAACTCCATCAACATCACCAACAACATCTACGACATCAATAGGCGCGATGCTTCCGGCAACCTGCTGGCCGTGGAGCCGACCCGCGTGAACCCCCTCTCGACCATCGAGGACATGAAGTTTACGCAGAGCGTGAACCGGACGGTGGGCGACGTGCAGGTGAACCTGACGCCGTTTAAGAGCTTTTCGCTCGACTACGTGCTGGGCGTGGACGCCTACTCGCAGGTGGGCCAGAGCTACATCCGGCCTTATCCGTACCAGGCCACGGCCGGCCTGCCCGCCGCCCGCTACCCCTTCGGTTTCGCGGCCAACGGCAACAACGCCGTGCTCCAGCTCAACTCCGACATAAATGCCGGCTACGAGGTGGCATTGAGCGAAAACCTCAAGCTGAACCTGCGGGCGGGCTACAGCTACCAGTTTGGCCGGCAGGACTACACCACCACGCAGGGGCAGAACTTGGCGCCGTTCATCACCACGGTGTCGGGGGCGGCGAGCACCACGGTGGTGTCGGCCTACAGCCTCGACCGCTTCGATTTGAGCGGCTACTACGGGCAGGCCACCATCGGCTACCGCAACCTGGCTTTCCTGACCGGGGCCGTGCGGCGCGACCGGTCGTCGAAGTTTTCCACGACCGAAACCAACCAGGTGTACCCCAAAATCAGCGCCTCCCTGGTGCTGTCTGACCTGGGCTTCTGGCAGAACGCCGCCTATGCCAACGCCTTCAACAGCCTCAAGCTGCGCGCCAGCTACGGCGAAGCCGGCAACCTGACGGGCATCGGCTCCTACGACCGGTTTTATCAGTTCAACCCGGTGGGTTTCCTGGGCCGCAACACCATCACGCCCGGCACCACCCTGGCCAACCCCGCCGTGAAGCCCGAGCGCATGGCCGAGACGGAAGCCGGTGCCGACCTGGGCTTTCTACGCGACCGGCTCAACCTGGGCCTGACGTTCTACTACCAGAAAATCAACGACCTGGTGGTGCGCCGCAACCTGGCCCCGAGCCAGGGCGGCTCTTCCATCGTGAACAACGTGGGCACGATGGAGAACCGCGGCCTGGAGATAGCGCTCAACGCCGCGCCGGTGAAAACCACCAACTTCACCTGGGACGTGGGCTTTATCTACAACCGCAACCGCAACAAGGTGCTGAGCCTGCCCGGCTCCAACGGCGCCACCCAGGCCATTTCCATTGATAACGTGGCCGGGGCCCCGGTGTATTTGCTGCAGGGGCAGCCGGCTGGCGTATTTTTTGGCTCGGCCTACGCCCGCAACCCCGACGGCTCGCTGCTGCTCACGCCCCAGGGCTTCCCGCAGGACGAGCGCACCATCGGCCAGGCCGTGGGCTCTACGCAGTTCACGCCGGCCCGCAACAGCGAAGGCCAGCCCAGCTACGGCCCGGGCTCGACCATTGCCAACGTCGTCATTGGCAACCCCAACCCAAAGTGGACGGGCTCGTTCACGACCAACTTGGCGTATAAGAAGCTCTCGCTGCACGTGCTGCTTGACGCCGTGCAGGGCGTGAGCGTCTTCAACGCCGACAAACGCACCCGCCAGGGGGTAGGCCTGGGCGACCTCGCCGAGCAGGAACTCCGCGGGCAGCTGCCGCGCGGCTACATCTTCGCCATCTACAACACCCAGGAATTCCGCATCGACGACGGCTCGTACGTGAAGCTGCGCGAAGTGGCCCTGAACTACACGCTGCCCACCTTCACCAAGCTCATCAGCGCCCTGAACCTCACGCTGGTGGGCCGCAACCTGTACTCTTGGGATAACTACAACGGCTTCGACCCCGAAACCAGCGCCGGCGGCACCTCCGACCTGCTGCGGGCCATCGACTTTGGCAACGTGCCCATTCCGCGCACTTACCAGCTGAAGCTGTCGGCCTCTTTCTAA
- a CDS encoding RagB/SusD family nutrient uptake outer membrane protein — protein MKKLLIFAALLPLALGGCNKEYQNPSTASQGQVVASSDGLITLCNGLQYRYAAGGFLSVLYNTVAAGGLTTRELAILNVGNIEEYNVSLGAGNLTNSNGVVRNLWTQSQLVRANADLILLNAGNAPDAGTRSGIVAYASIFRALALGTLAQYFEQAPLITQENAPFVPRLELLRSAVTQLEAAAAQLAATPVSADFNAKIVPGIDLTNTVQALIARYSLEAGDYDKALAAAAKVDLTKKSVFNFDDNTRNPLFETSFGNKNVFEPTNASLGLTGALAPNSADRRLPFYIRTNPAATQNLGTGFYTANNAAIPVYLPGEMLLIRAEAYARKGDLTNAVTELNKVLTKTPAADAFGVGASLPAYSGPLTADAILLEIYRNRQIELAFQGFRLSDSRRFGRPGPGTTGAERNRNFLPYPRVERENNSATPADPTI, from the coding sequence ATGAAGAAACTGCTCATTTTTGCCGCCCTGCTGCCCCTGGCCCTCGGCGGCTGCAACAAGGAATACCAGAACCCCAGCACCGCCAGCCAAGGCCAGGTGGTAGCTTCTTCCGACGGCCTCATCACACTCTGCAATGGCCTGCAGTACCGCTACGCCGCCGGCGGCTTCCTGAGCGTGCTCTACAACACTGTGGCTGCCGGCGGCCTCACCACCCGCGAGCTGGCCATTCTGAACGTGGGCAACATTGAGGAATACAACGTCAGCCTCGGGGCCGGTAACCTCACCAACAGCAATGGCGTGGTGCGCAACCTCTGGACCCAGAGCCAGCTGGTGCGGGCCAACGCCGACCTGATTCTGCTAAACGCGGGCAACGCCCCGGATGCCGGCACTCGCAGCGGCATCGTGGCCTATGCCAGCATTTTCCGGGCGCTGGCGCTGGGCACGCTGGCCCAGTATTTTGAGCAGGCCCCGCTCATCACGCAGGAGAATGCTCCCTTTGTGCCCCGCCTCGAGCTGCTGCGCAGCGCCGTGACCCAGCTCGAAGCTGCCGCCGCGCAGCTGGCCGCTACGCCGGTTTCGGCCGATTTCAACGCCAAGATTGTGCCCGGCATCGACCTGACCAACACCGTGCAGGCCCTGATAGCGCGCTACAGCCTCGAAGCCGGCGACTACGACAAGGCCCTAGCCGCCGCCGCCAAAGTAGACCTGACCAAAAAGTCGGTGTTCAACTTCGACGACAACACCCGCAACCCCTTATTCGAGACTTCTTTCGGCAACAAGAACGTGTTTGAGCCCACCAACGCCAGCCTTGGCCTGACGGGCGCCCTGGCTCCCAACTCCGCCGACCGCCGCCTGCCGTTCTACATCCGCACGAACCCGGCCGCCACGCAAAACCTGGGCACCGGTTTCTACACCGCCAACAACGCGGCCATCCCCGTGTACCTGCCCGGCGAGATGCTCCTGATTCGGGCCGAGGCCTACGCCCGCAAAGGCGACCTGACCAACGCCGTAACCGAGCTGAACAAAGTGCTCACCAAGACGCCGGCTGCGGATGCCTTCGGCGTGGGAGCGTCGCTGCCGGCCTACTCCGGCCCCCTCACCGCCGACGCCATCTTGCTGGAAATCTACCGCAACCGCCAAATTGAGCTGGCTTTTCAGGGTTTCCGCCTCAGCGACAGCCGGCGCTTTGGCCGGCCCGGCCCGGGTACCACAGGGGCCGAGCGCAACCGGAACTTCTTGCCATACCCCCGGGTAGAGCGGGAGAACAATTCCGCCACGCCCGCCGACCCTACGATTTAA
- a CDS encoding anhydro-N-acetylmuramic acid kinase yields MNSYVARLYQLAGQPSRRIIGLMSGTSLDGLDVALCRLTGHGPGTQLELEQFRTVPYNDDTRARIRTVFAKEQVSLEYLTLLNPWLGSLHAAAILDCLREWQIAPHEVDLVASHGQTVYHAPQHQHQRPDFSINATLQLGDGDHVAVGTGIITLSDFRQKHVAAGGEGAPLAAYGDFLLLSSPDEERLLLNLGGIANFTYLPRTGGDASTAFSTDTGPGNTLLDGNVRTHRPGLQYDEDGRLAAAGHVHNGLLAALLHHPFFAAPLPKTTGPELFSPTFLAEAQQRSNTATLSLEDTLATLAELSAVGVARAVQAAFAERPAPTAVYTSGGGAHNPALMAALARHLPGARFQSTDVLGVPGDAKEAILFAVLANEAVAGQPVAIGAGRQRVPAVSMGKISFPG; encoded by the coding sequence ATGAATTCTTACGTTGCGCGCCTCTATCAGCTTGCGGGCCAGCCCAGTCGCCGCATCATTGGACTTATGTCGGGCACTTCACTCGATGGGCTCGATGTAGCGCTCTGCCGCCTCACGGGCCATGGCCCAGGCACGCAGCTTGAGCTGGAGCAGTTCCGCACCGTGCCTTACAACGACGACACGCGGGCCCGCATCCGCACTGTGTTTGCCAAAGAGCAGGTCAGCTTGGAATACCTCACGCTGCTCAATCCCTGGCTGGGCAGCCTGCACGCCGCTGCCATCCTGGACTGCCTGCGCGAGTGGCAAATAGCCCCGCACGAGGTGGACCTGGTGGCCAGCCACGGCCAAACGGTGTACCACGCCCCACAGCACCAACATCAGCGCCCCGATTTCTCCATTAACGCCACCTTGCAGCTCGGCGATGGCGACCACGTAGCCGTGGGTACGGGCATCATCACCCTCAGCGACTTCCGGCAGAAGCACGTAGCTGCTGGCGGCGAAGGAGCTCCCCTGGCCGCCTACGGCGACTTTCTGCTGCTGAGCAGCCCCGATGAGGAAAGGCTGCTGCTTAACCTGGGCGGCATTGCCAACTTCACCTACCTGCCCCGCACCGGCGGCGATGCCAGCACCGCTTTCAGTACTGATACCGGGCCCGGCAATACCCTGCTCGATGGTAACGTGCGCACCCACCGCCCCGGCCTGCAGTACGACGAAGACGGCCGCCTAGCCGCCGCGGGCCACGTGCACAACGGCCTGCTAGCAGCCCTGCTCCACCACCCCTTCTTCGCCGCTCCCCTACCCAAAACCACGGGCCCCGAATTATTCAGCCCAACTTTTCTGGCCGAAGCCCAGCAGCGCAGCAACACTGCCACCCTGAGCCTGGAAGACACGCTGGCCACCCTGGCCGAGCTGAGCGCGGTGGGCGTGGCCCGGGCCGTGCAGGCGGCATTTGCGGAGCGGCCGGCCCCCACAGCTGTGTACACCAGCGGCGGCGGCGCCCACAACCCGGCCTTGATGGCGGCGCTGGCCCGGCACCTGCCCGGTGCCCGCTTCCAGAGCACCGATGTTTTGGGTGTGCCCGGCGATGCCAAAGAAGCTATTCTATTTGCGGTATTGGCCAACGAGGCCGTGGCGGGCCAGCCGGTGGCCATTGGCGCCGGCCGGCAGCGGGTGCCGGCCGTGAGCATGGGCAAGATTTCCTTTCCGGGCTGA
- the nagB gene encoding glucosamine-6-phosphate deaminase: MAPTLATLPTHAGARLPVSIYADSDEASAAVAAQIANLIRTRAAEGKPCVLGLATGSSPTRVYEELVRLHREEGLSFQNVVSFNLDEYYPMAPGSLQSYVRFMREYLFDHVDIRPENVHIPDGTVPPEQVAAYCRRYEEQIKEAGGIDLQLLGIGRTGHIGFNEPGSGPASRTRIITLDHVTRTDAASDFYGEENVPRRALTMGVGTILEARRIVLMAWGEGKAAVVKRMVEGDVTDSVPATYLQSHPDVQVVLDEAAGAELTPRKTPWLLGLPCNWHDDALVRKAVTWLARCVSKPILKLTDEQYNENGLSELLAQSGPAYDINIRVFNELQHTITGWPGGKPNADDTYRPERAAPFPKRVLIFSPHPDDDVISMGGTLLRLVDQGHEVHVAYQTSGNIAVFDDEAIRFAEFVADYDHAFRLPAVEPADNLYHRVTEFLKNKPPGQVDSHEVQQIKGLIRRGEAKSACRLAGIPDANAHFLDLPFYETGRVRKKPLGDEDIRLTMELLNRIQPHQIYAAGDLSDPHGTHRVCLAAIFQSIHQLKASGTPWLDDCWVWLYRGAWQEWDIDQIEMAVPLSPDELTRKRRAIFKHQSQKDRPLFPGADQREFWQRSEARNRTTAKLYDQLGLPEYEGIEAFVRWEF; encoded by the coding sequence ATGGCCCCCACCCTTGCCACCTTGCCCACGCACGCCGGCGCCCGCCTGCCCGTCAGCATCTACGCCGACTCCGACGAAGCCTCTGCGGCCGTGGCCGCGCAGATTGCCAACCTGATTCGCACCCGGGCCGCCGAAGGCAAGCCCTGCGTACTGGGCCTGGCCACGGGCTCGTCGCCCACGCGGGTGTACGAGGAGCTAGTGCGCCTGCACCGCGAAGAAGGGCTGAGCTTTCAGAACGTGGTCAGCTTCAACCTCGACGAGTACTACCCCATGGCGCCGGGCTCGCTGCAGAGCTACGTGCGCTTCATGCGCGAATACCTGTTCGACCACGTCGACATCCGGCCCGAAAACGTGCACATCCCCGACGGCACCGTGCCGCCAGAGCAGGTGGCCGCGTACTGCCGGCGCTACGAGGAGCAGATTAAAGAAGCCGGGGGCATCGACCTGCAGCTGCTCGGCATTGGGCGCACCGGCCACATCGGCTTCAACGAGCCCGGCTCGGGCCCGGCGTCGCGCACCCGCATCATCACCCTCGACCACGTGACGCGCACCGACGCGGCCTCCGATTTTTACGGCGAAGAAAACGTGCCGCGCCGCGCCCTCACCATGGGCGTGGGCACCATTCTGGAGGCCCGCCGCATTGTGCTCATGGCCTGGGGCGAAGGCAAAGCCGCCGTGGTAAAACGCATGGTGGAAGGCGACGTCACGGACTCTGTGCCCGCCACCTACCTGCAAAGCCACCCCGATGTGCAGGTGGTGCTGGACGAAGCCGCCGGCGCCGAGCTTACGCCCCGCAAAACGCCCTGGCTGCTGGGCCTGCCCTGCAACTGGCACGACGACGCGCTGGTGCGCAAAGCCGTGACCTGGCTGGCGCGCTGCGTGAGCAAGCCCATTCTCAAGCTCACCGACGAGCAGTACAACGAAAACGGGCTCTCGGAACTGCTGGCCCAATCGGGGCCGGCCTACGACATCAACATTCGGGTGTTCAACGAGCTGCAGCACACCATTACGGGCTGGCCCGGCGGCAAGCCCAACGCCGACGACACCTACCGCCCGGAGCGGGCCGCTCCCTTTCCGAAGCGGGTACTCATCTTCTCGCCCCACCCCGACGACGACGTTATTTCGATGGGCGGCACGCTGCTGCGGCTGGTAGACCAAGGCCACGAGGTGCACGTGGCCTACCAGACTTCGGGCAACATCGCCGTATTCGACGACGAAGCCATCCGCTTCGCGGAGTTTGTGGCCGACTACGACCACGCCTTCCGCCTGCCCGCCGTCGAGCCCGCCGACAACCTCTACCACCGCGTCACGGAATTCCTGAAGAACAAGCCCCCCGGGCAGGTCGACTCCCACGAGGTGCAGCAGATAAAAGGCCTTATCCGGCGGGGCGAGGCCAAAAGCGCCTGCCGCCTGGCCGGCATCCCCGATGCCAATGCGCACTTCCTCGACCTGCCCTTCTACGAGACCGGCCGGGTGCGCAAAAAGCCCCTCGGCGACGAGGACATTCGTCTAACCATGGAGCTGCTCAACCGCATTCAGCCCCACCAGATATACGCGGCCGGCGACCTGAGCGACCCCCACGGCACCCACCGGGTATGTTTGGCAGCCATTTTCCAGTCCATCCACCAGCTCAAAGCATCGGGTACGCCCTGGCTTGATGACTGCTGGGTGTGGCTCTACCGCGGCGCCTGGCAAGAGTGGGACATCGACCAGATTGAAATGGCCGTGCCCCTCTCGCCCGATGAGCTCACGCGCAAACGCCGGGCTATTTTCAAGCACCAGTCGCAAAAAGACCGGCCGCTCTTCCCCGGGGCCGACCAGCGCGAGTTCTGGCAGCGCAGCGAGGCCCGCAACCGCACCACCGCCAAGCTCTACGACCAGTTGGGCCTGCCCGAGTACGAGGGCATCGAAGCGTTTGTCCGGTGGGAGTTTTAG